In Herbaspirillum sp. WKF16, one genomic interval encodes:
- a CDS encoding MFS transporter, which produces MQSLSEPAKALQPPASPAARPTPAQGAVRGSAAYRRIALALFCSGFATFSLLYCVQPLLPEFAREFHVGAAGASLALSLSTALLALSIALAGIVSERYGRKELMFASMAVAACCNLLAAVAPGWHMILAARALEGFALGGVPAVAMAYLAEEIDPAGLGFSMGLYVSGNAFGGMMGRVAMSMMAESFGWRGAMLAIGVFDLALAAAFVLLLPKSRNFVRNGAMRMRDHIALWRGHLAHGRLPLVFGIGALAMGIFATSYNYAGFRLMGAPFSLSATATGLIFSAYIFGIVSSSWAGALADRFGRAPLVTAGIAISCIGLFLTCTSALALVILGIVCLTIGFFTTHSAASSWVGRMTSTGRGHAASLYLLAYYLGGSILGSVGGWFWEHAGWNAVAGFMLLQVAAAGWLARKLWRQGRN; this is translated from the coding sequence ATGCAGTCCCTCTCCGAACCGGCCAAGGCGCTCCAGCCGCCGGCCTCCCCTGCCGCCAGGCCCACACCCGCGCAAGGCGCCGTGCGCGGCTCGGCCGCCTATCGCCGCATCGCGCTGGCCCTGTTCTGCTCGGGTTTCGCCACCTTCTCGCTGCTGTACTGCGTGCAGCCGCTGCTGCCCGAGTTCGCCCGCGAATTCCATGTCGGCGCCGCCGGCGCCTCGCTGGCGCTGTCGCTGTCGACCGCCCTGCTGGCGCTATCGATCGCGCTGGCCGGTATCGTCTCGGAACGCTACGGGCGCAAGGAGCTGATGTTCGCCTCGATGGCGGTGGCCGCCTGCTGCAACCTGCTCGCGGCGGTCGCGCCCGGCTGGCACATGATCCTGGCGGCGCGCGCGCTGGAAGGCTTTGCGCTGGGCGGCGTGCCGGCGGTGGCCATGGCCTACCTGGCGGAAGAAATCGACCCGGCCGGGCTGGGTTTCTCGATGGGGCTGTACGTCAGCGGCAACGCCTTCGGCGGCATGATGGGCCGGGTCGCCATGAGCATGATGGCCGAGTCCTTCGGCTGGCGCGGCGCCATGCTGGCCATCGGCGTGTTCGACCTGGCGCTGGCGGCGGCCTTCGTGCTGCTGCTGCCCAAGTCGCGCAACTTCGTGCGTAACGGCGCGATGCGGATGCGCGATCACATCGCGCTGTGGCGTGGCCACCTGGCGCACGGCCGGCTGCCGCTGGTGTTCGGCATCGGCGCGCTGGCCATGGGCATCTTCGCCACCTCGTACAACTATGCGGGCTTTCGCCTGATGGGCGCGCCCTTCTCGCTGTCGGCCACGGCCACCGGGCTGATCTTCAGCGCCTACATCTTCGGTATCGTCTCCTCCTCATGGGCCGGCGCGCTGGCCGACCGCTTCGGCCGCGCGCCGCTGGTGACGGCCGGCATCGCCATCTCCTGCATCGGCCTGTTCCTCACCTGCACCTCGGCGCTGGCGCTGGTGATCCTGGGCATCGTGTGCCTGACCATCGGCTTCTTCACCACGCACTCGGCGGCCAGCAGCTGGGTCGGCCGCATGACATCGACCGGCCGCGGCCACGCCGCCTCGCTTTACCTGCTGGCCTACTACCTCGGCGGCAGCATCCTGGGCTCGGTGGGCGGCTGGTTCTGGGAGCACGCGGGATGGAACGCGGTGGCGGGATTCATGCTGCTGCAGGTCGCCGCGGCGGGATGGCTGGCGCGCAAGCTGTGGCGACAGGGGCGCAATTGA